Proteins from a single region of Antechinus flavipes isolate AdamAnt ecotype Samford, QLD, Australia chromosome 2, AdamAnt_v2, whole genome shotgun sequence:
- the CHRNA4 gene encoding neuronal acetylcholine receptor subunit alpha-4 isoform X2, whose protein sequence is MKFGSWTYDKAKIDLVSMHSHVDQLDYWESGEWVIINAVGNYNIKKYECCTEIYPDITYSFIIRRLPLFYTINLIIPCLLISCLTVLVFYLPSDCGEKITLCISVLLSLTVFLLLITEIIPSTSLVIPLIGEYLLFTMIFVTLSIIITVFVLNVHHRSPRTHTMPAWVRRVFLDIIPRLLFMKRPGVVKDNCRKLVESMHKLAGGPRFWPQPEPNFVTSSSTSPQSPDRSPSASFCVHLEDPVKSQPVCKSPSGQYTVLQHPEPGKPSPCSSPTPQPPPNNTHPSGFSKVRSLSVQQMYSSSKVEEGGIRCRSRSIQYCSLQEDSSQANNGQSASSPASLRSNKDEVQPQEKPSPCKCQCKKVKAVPVSDPVTKPRSTKEQHALPMSPALKLAVEGVQYIADHLKAEDTDFSVKEDWKYVAMVIDRIFLWMFVIVCLLGTVGLFLPPWLAGMI, encoded by the coding sequence ATGAAGTTTGGTTCCTGGACTTATGACAAAGCAAAGATTGACTTGGTGAGCATGCACAGCCATGTGGACCAGTTGGATTACTGGGAGAGTGGCGAGTGGGTCATCATCAATGCTGTTGGAAACTATAACATTAAGAAATATGAGTGTTGTACTGAAATTTACCCAGACATCACCTACTCCTTCATCATTCGTAGACTCCCCCTATTTTACACCATCAACCTCATCATCCCCTGCCTTCTTATTTCCTGTTTGACCGTCTTGGTTTTCTACTTGCCCTCAGACTGTGGGGAGAAGATCACATTGTGCATTTCTGTGCTGTTATCCTTGACTGTGTTTTTACTTCTTATCACTGAGATTATCCCATCCACATCATTGGTTATTCCCCTGATTGGGGAGTACTTGCTCTTCACTATGATCTTTGTGACGTTGTCCATCATCATTACAGTCTTTGTGCTCAATGTCCACCATCGCTCACCTCGCACACACACTATGCCTGCATGGGTCCGAAGGGTATTCCTGGATATCATCCCCCGCTTGCTCTTCATGAAACGTCCTGGTGTGGTGAAGGACAACTGCAGGAAACTGGTTGAGTCCATGCACAAACTTGCTGGAGGTCCAAGGTTCTGGCCACAGCCGGAGCCCAATTTTGTTACCTCATCTTCCACCAGCCCCCAGAGCCCAGACCGGTCACCATCGGCTTCATTCTGTGTCCATCTGGAGGATCCAGTCAAATCTCAACCTGTTTGCAAGTCTCCCTCAGGTCAGTATACTGTGCTGCAGCATCCCGAACCTGGGAAGCCCAGTCCCTGCTCTTCACCCACTCCCCAACCTCCTCCAAATAATACCCATCCCTCTGGCTTCTCCAAAGTCAGATCTCTAAGCGTGCAACAAATGTACAGCTCCAGCAAAGTGGAGGAAGGAGGTATCCGTTGCAGGTCAAGGAGCATTCAGTATTGTTCTCTCCAAGAGGATTCTTCCCAGGCAAACAATGGACAGTCTGCCAGCTCCCCTGCCTCTTTGAGGAGCAACAAAGATGAAGTCCAGCCCCAGGAGAAGCCCTCCCCATGCAAGTGTCAATGCAAGAAAGTCAAAGCTGTACCTGTCTCAGATCCAGTGACCAAACCACGTAGTACCAAAGAACAGCATGCCCTGCCCATGTCACCAGCCTTGAAACTTGCAGTAGAGGGAGTCCAATATATTGCAGACCATTTGAAGGCAGAAGACACGGATTTTTCG